The Chryseobacterium oranimense genome contains the following window.
TTACAGCAAGCTTTCTAACGAAACATCTGCTCGTCGACTGGCGATGGGGAGAAGCGTATTTTGCTGAAAAATTGCTAGACTATGACCTGGCAGCCAATAACGGAAACTGGCAGTGGGCTGCAGGCTGTGGTTGTGATGCGGCACCGTATTTCAGGATCTTCAACCCCTATGAACAGACCAAAAAGTTTGATAAAGACTCTCAGTATATCAGGAAGTGGCTTCCTGAAGATCATGGGGAAGAGACCATTGTAGAGCATACAAAAGCCAGAGAAAGAGCATTAAAGGCTTACAAGGAAGCATTAGCGGAATAACAGGGCATATATATTGCGTAATTCTTTTAAGAATTAGGTATTTTTGTAAACTATTTAACGAATATGAACTATACACTTATTAAAGATTTGATCGACCTGTTGCAGGAGTTTGAAACCAAAATCCAGGCTTGTCCTGATTTGTATCCGGGAAATGTTCAGGGCTTTAAATCTTGGATTGCTGATAATGAGAATGCCGGGCAGAAAGAACATCCTGAAGAACCCTATTGGGAAGGAAAAGAGAATGGGAGAACTCCGGAAAGTGCTATAAGTACATTGCTGGTTCATCTTAACCGGTATGCCAAAACCTATTCGAAGTCCGCTATCTCAAATTCTGAATTCTCTACTCAGGAAGACTTTATTTATCTGATCAATCTGAAAGCTTTTGGGGAGATGACCAAAATGGCTCTGATTAAGAAAAATATTCATGATAAACCCGTGGGCATGCTCATTATTGCCAGATTGCTACGTCAGGGGCTTATTGAACAGACTGACTCTGAACTGGATAAACGAAGTAAATTAATCCGTATTACTGAAAGAGGATTATTGATCCTGGAAAAGCAGATGGAAAAGATCCGCCAGGCTACCAATATTGTAGCTGGAAATCTTAATTATCATGAAAAAATGGAGCTTATACGTATTTTAAATAAGCTGGATAGTTTTCATTATCCTATTTTTTCACGAAATATCCATTCTGATCAGCTGATTAATATAATATATGATGAATATTCATTTTAAAAACTGGCAATAATATACTTAAATCTACCATAGTTTTTGTTTCTTTAAAAACTGTGGGTACCCACTTATACCCGAAATTCAGTCTTGTTTATTCCCGGTGTTGACATTTAAAAAATTGTTTAACTTTATTTCAGGTTAAATAAAAAATACACTTATGAAAAACTTGACTAAAAATTATCTGTTACTTTTACTGACCTTTTTTACTTTAGGGAATGTAAATGCCCAAAACAGCCGTACAAGCACCAATGATACCATTAAATTAAAATCCTCTGTTCCGTTTGATTCCAATGCAGCCAAGCTTGCACTGGATGAAGGGAATAGTACAATTAAAGGCAGAATAAGTTTGACACTTCCGCCTGCAGATGGAGCCAAAACATTTTACGGCAGCAACCTGAAAGTATATCTCATGCCGGTTACCCCATACCTGCTGGATTTCCTGGAACTTAGGAAGCAGGAAGACCCTAAAAGACTGAAATTTGCGTATCTGAGTCCACAGGCGTGGAAATACAGACTGGAAGCAATGTCTAATGGTGCGGGGGAATTTGCTTTTTACCGCTTGAAACCGGGAAAATACTATCTGGAAGTCTATTTTCCGTGGCAATATTCGGGGTATGACAACCAGTATGTAGGTTCGGAAGGAAATACAGATTATTATCAGAAGCAATATTTTTCGAGTAATTATGATCAGATGCTCAGTAAGATCATAGAAATTAAGAAAGACGGTTCTACTGAGAAAGCAAAGCTGCACAAGTTTGTGGTAGGACGTCATTAAAATCAGAAAAAAGGAATAACAAAAATGCGCAAATTTTAAGAAAATTTGCGCATTTTGCAGTTGTGGTCAGATCCTGTTATTAGAAAAAGTTGTTAGAACATTAGCCGGTTATTTTCAGTGATTGAATGTATCCGTCAGACAGCTGAAAATGATATTTCAAAACAATAGGACTGCCCGAAAATATTCCTGAAGCCTCTGCCGATAGGATGTTTTCATTTTCGTTATAATCTAATGGCTTCATGGTAGCTCTGTATTCTTTGTTGGCTTTATCAATCCAGCTTTCAATTTCTGCCTTTCCGTGGTGGGTTTTGCCTTCATCAAATACTTCTGCATTTTCAGCAAAGCAATTGGCATAGGCTGCACTGTCGAATTCGTTTTGGGCTTTTACTAATTCTGAGATAATGTTTGGTAGATTCATTGTATGGTATTTTTAAGATGATTAAATGGTTGGCACTGTACCGCCATCGATTATAAATTCAGTTCCGCTTAAATAACTGGCTCTCGGTGAAACAAGGAAGCCAACTAATTCGGCTACTTCTTTCGGTTCGGCAGGCCTTCCGAAAGGTATTCCACCCAGTGCATCTATCACGGTTTGCTGTGCTTCTTCTACAGTACTGTTCGCGTTTCTTGCAATTTCACCCAGCCAGGCTTCCGATGCTGTTGTATTGATCCACCCCGGCGAAACAGTCAGTACCCGGACACCTTTGGGAGTAACTTCGTTCGATAAACTTTTACTATAGTTTCTCAATCCTGCTTTTGCAGCGGCATACGGCAAAGTAGAATCGTACAGAGGTAATTTACCCTGGATTGAAGCGATGTGAATAATAACACCCGTTTTCCGCTCTATCATTTGTGGTAAAAATCCTCTGTCCAGCCGAACCGGAGCAAGCAAATTAGCCTGTAAGGTTGATTCCCAATCCTCATCGGATAATACGGTAAAGCCGCCAGCGGGCGTAGATGAAGAACCAAGGTTGTTCACAAGAATGTCCAGCCTTCCATAAGCCGAAAGCACTTCACTGATTACTTTTTGTGCTCCTTCTGCTTTACTCAAATCCGAAGGAATGAAATGCAGGTTGCTGTTTTCTTCTTCGGGTGCGTTTCTTGCGGTGATAATAACCGTTGCGCCAGCTTGTAACAGTCTTTCTGCTATTGCTTTCCCGGCTCCTTTTGTTCCACCTGTTACCAGGGCAATTTTACCTTGTAGTTCGTTGTTGTAATTAAATTGATATTCCATTGTTGAATTCTTTGATACAAATTTCCGAAGTATCACTCTTTCAGGCAATAACGGAAAACCGAATTGCATAGGGATAATTTTTTCCCCTATTGTGCAATTTGGTACATTGGACTAAATTTGTGTATGCACGAAAGAAAAATACCTTTGAATTTAAACTGCGGTCTTGACCTTATCGGGGAAGTCCTTTACGGCAAATGGAAAATCCGTCTGTTGTGGTTTATCCATCAAGGTCATCTGCGTCCAAGTGAATTGAACCGTAAAATTCCGGATGCTTCAAGACGCGTCTTAAATATCCAGCTGAAAGAACTTGAAGAGCATGAACTCGTTACCAAGAAAATCTACGCTCAGGTTCCACCAAAAGTTGAATATTACCTTACAGATTTTGGGAAGACCCTGATTCCTGTAATTTCTACCTTAGGATTTTGGGCTGATGAGAATGAAGACAGGCTAAGAGAAGTCATTTTAAAAAGAATGTCAGGGAATGCCTGAGATGAAGATTTAAAACTGTATTCAATTCCAAATTGATTTATAAAGAATAAATGACATTACTTATCTGTCGTTTGTTTTTGCATTGACCTTCCGTATTGCTGATCAATAAGATTATTTTCTTTAGGCTTGCTGCTAAGTCAGAGACTTACGCGAGCTAGTGCAGTGACTGAATTATAAATTGGGAAAAATCAACAAATAGAAAAACTTTATTTTAATTTTTACTTACGGAAAACCGTAAAGCAAATACATTTTATATAATGATATTTGTAGTGTAATTTTTAATTCCCAGTGTAAGTCTTAATTAATAAAGTTTTTAATTTCAATCATAAGTGTTATTTATAATCAATTAATTCAGTAATCAGATGGCCAAAAAGAAAATAAAATTGAATGCAGTTC
Protein-coding sequences here:
- a CDS encoding MarR family winged helix-turn-helix transcriptional regulator, with the translated sequence MNYTLIKDLIDLLQEFETKIQACPDLYPGNVQGFKSWIADNENAGQKEHPEEPYWEGKENGRTPESAISTLLVHLNRYAKTYSKSAISNSEFSTQEDFIYLINLKAFGEMTKMALIKKNIHDKPVGMLIIARLLRQGLIEQTDSELDKRSKLIRITERGLLILEKQMEKIRQATNIVAGNLNYHEKMELIRILNKLDSFHYPIFSRNIHSDQLINIIYDEYSF
- a CDS encoding nuclear transport factor 2 family protein — translated: MNLPNIISELVKAQNEFDSAAYANCFAENAEVFDEGKTHHGKAEIESWIDKANKEYRATMKPLDYNENENILSAEASGIFSGSPIVLKYHFQLSDGYIQSLKITG
- a CDS encoding SDR family oxidoreductase — translated: MEYQFNYNNELQGKIALVTGGTKGAGKAIAERLLQAGATVIITARNAPEEENSNLHFIPSDLSKAEGAQKVISEVLSAYGRLDILVNNLGSSSTPAGGFTVLSDEDWESTLQANLLAPVRLDRGFLPQMIERKTGVIIHIASIQGKLPLYDSTLPYAAAKAGLRNYSKSLSNEVTPKGVRVLTVSPGWINTTASEAWLGEIARNANSTVEEAQQTVIDALGGIPFGRPAEPKEVAELVGFLVSPRASYLSGTEFIIDGGTVPTI
- a CDS encoding winged helix-turn-helix transcriptional regulator, producing MHERKIPLNLNCGLDLIGEVLYGKWKIRLLWFIHQGHLRPSELNRKIPDASRRVLNIQLKELEEHELVTKKIYAQVPPKVEYYLTDFGKTLIPVISTLGFWADENEDRLREVILKRMSGNA